The Streptomyces sp. NBC_00440 genome contains a region encoding:
- a CDS encoding Mut7-C RNAse domain-containing protein: protein MNGPEIHLEVAPELRLFLPSERRQGRTDLVTDGSSTLGHVVESAGIPLTEAGRLAVDGRTVPPSHIPRAGETVEVYAVERPQQVPGAPLRFLLDVHLGTLARRLRLLGVDTAYFSEDIGDPALATYSAQHRRVLLSRDRGLLRRRELWAGAYVYSDQPDEQLRDVLGRFAPDLAPWTRCSACNGELVPASKESVRGRIEGGTERSHDVFAQCVACGRVYWRGAHHHRLEAIVADALREFSPAPRSADG from the coding sequence GTGAACGGACCGGAGATCCACCTCGAAGTCGCCCCTGAACTTCGCCTCTTCCTCCCGTCGGAACGCCGCCAGGGACGTACGGACCTGGTCACCGACGGCTCGTCCACGCTCGGCCACGTCGTCGAGTCGGCCGGCATCCCGCTCACCGAGGCCGGCCGGCTGGCCGTGGACGGCCGGACCGTACCGCCCTCGCACATCCCGCGCGCGGGGGAGACCGTCGAGGTGTACGCGGTGGAGCGCCCCCAGCAGGTGCCGGGCGCCCCGCTCCGCTTCCTGCTCGACGTCCATCTCGGCACGCTGGCACGGCGGTTGCGGCTGCTCGGCGTGGACACCGCGTACTTCAGTGAGGACATCGGCGACCCCGCCCTCGCCACATACTCGGCGCAGCACCGGCGCGTCCTGCTGTCCCGGGACCGTGGCCTGCTGCGCCGGCGCGAGCTCTGGGCCGGGGCGTACGTCTACAGCGACCAGCCCGACGAGCAACTCCGCGACGTACTGGGCAGGTTCGCCCCCGACCTCGCACCCTGGACCCGGTGCAGCGCCTGCAACGGCGAGCTGGTCCCCGCCTCCAAGGAGAGCGTGCGCGGACGGATCGAGGGCGGCACCGAGCGCTCCCACGACGTCTTCGCCCAGTGCGTCGCGTGCGGGCGGGTGTACTGGCGCGGGGCGCACCACCACCGCCTGGAGGCGATCGTGGCCGATGCGCTGCGCGAGTTCAGCCCAGCTCCCCGCTCCGCAGACGGCTGA
- a CDS encoding RtcB family protein translates to MSYVEVPGAKVPIRMWADPASVEDGAMQQLRNVATLPWIKGLAVMPDVHYGKGATVGSVIAMHGAVCPAAVGVDIGCGMSAVKTSLTANDLPGDLSRLRSKIEQAIPVGRGMHDDPVEPGRLHGFPAAGWDDFWERFDGVAEAVKFRQGRATKQMGSLGSGNHMIEVCLDDDGVVWLMLHSGSRNIGKELAEHHIGIAQKLPHNQGLVDRDLAVFISDTPQMGDYRNDLYWAQEYAKYNRAIMMGLLKDVIRKEFKKARVTFEQEISCHHNYVAEERYEGVDVLVTRKGAIRAGSGEYGIIPGSMGTSSYIVKGLGNEKAFNSASHGAGRRMSRNAAKRRFSTQDLVEQTRGVECRKDSGVLDEIPAAYKPIEQVMEQQRDLVEVVAKIKQVVCVKG, encoded by the coding sequence ATGTCGTATGTAGAGGTTCCGGGCGCGAAAGTCCCCATCCGCATGTGGGCCGACCCGGCGTCGGTCGAGGACGGCGCGATGCAGCAGCTGCGGAACGTCGCCACACTGCCCTGGATCAAGGGCCTCGCCGTCATGCCGGACGTGCACTACGGCAAGGGCGCGACGGTCGGCTCGGTGATCGCGATGCACGGGGCGGTCTGCCCGGCGGCCGTGGGTGTGGACATCGGCTGCGGAATGTCGGCGGTGAAGACGTCACTGACGGCGAACGATCTTCCGGGGGATCTGTCGCGGCTGCGCTCCAAGATCGAACAGGCCATTCCGGTGGGCCGGGGGATGCACGACGACCCGGTGGAACCGGGCCGGCTGCACGGCTTCCCGGCGGCGGGCTGGGACGACTTCTGGGAGCGGTTCGACGGGGTCGCCGAAGCGGTCAAGTTCCGTCAGGGCCGGGCTACGAAGCAGATGGGTTCGCTCGGAAGCGGAAATCACATGATCGAGGTCTGTCTGGATGATGACGGCGTCGTGTGGTTGATGCTGCACTCGGGGTCCCGCAACATCGGCAAGGAACTGGCCGAGCACCACATCGGCATCGCGCAGAAGCTCCCGCACAACCAGGGGTTGGTCGACCGGGACCTGGCGGTGTTCATCTCGGACACCCCGCAGATGGGTGACTACCGGAACGACCTGTACTGGGCCCAGGAGTACGCCAAGTACAACCGCGCGATCATGATGGGTCTCCTCAAGGACGTGATCCGGAAGGAGTTCAAGAAGGCGCGGGTCACCTTCGAGCAGGAGATCAGTTGCCACCACAACTATGTGGCGGAGGAGCGCTACGAGGGCGTGGACGTGCTGGTCACCCGCAAGGGGGCCATTCGCGCCGGCTCGGGCGAGTACGGGATCATCCCCGGATCGATGGGCACCAGTTCGTACATCGTGAAGGGTCTCGGCAACGAGAAGGCCTTCAACTCGGCCTCGCACGGGGCGGGCCGGCGGATGAGTCGCAACGCCGCCAAACGGCGGTTCTCCACTCAGGATCTGGTGGAGCAGACGCGTGGTGTGGAGTGCCGTAAGGACTCCGGCGTGCTGGACGAGATCCCGGCCGCTTACAAGCCGATCGAACAGGTCATGGAGCAGCAGCGGGACCTGGTCGAGGTCGTCGCCAAGATCAAGCAGGTTGTGTGTGTGAAGGGCTGA
- a CDS encoding SDR family NAD(P)-dependent oxidoreductase, with amino-acid sequence MTAAPAATNRIAVVTGASSGIGAATARQLAAAGYRVVLTARRKDRIEAVAAEINAAGHQATAYVLDVTDRPAVEEFATAFPTIGVLVNNAGGALGADPVATGDPADWRQMYETNVIGTLNLTQTLLPALVASGDGTVVIVSSTAGHGAYEGGGGYVAAKNGARVLAETLRLEIVGRPVRVIEIAPGMVRTEEFATTRFGGDEEKAAKVYAGVAEPLVADDVAEAITWSVTRPSHVNIDLLVVRPRAQASNTKVHREL; translated from the coding sequence ATGACCGCCGCGCCCGCAGCCACCAACCGCATCGCTGTCGTCACCGGAGCGAGCAGCGGCATCGGCGCAGCCACCGCACGGCAGCTCGCCGCAGCCGGCTACCGGGTCGTGCTCACCGCGCGCCGCAAGGACCGCATCGAGGCCGTGGCGGCGGAGATCAACGCAGCGGGCCACCAGGCCACGGCGTACGTCCTGGACGTCACCGACCGCCCGGCCGTCGAGGAGTTCGCCACCGCGTTCCCCACCATCGGTGTCCTGGTCAACAACGCGGGCGGCGCACTCGGCGCCGACCCGGTGGCCACCGGCGACCCGGCGGACTGGCGCCAGATGTACGAGACCAACGTCATCGGCACACTCAACCTCACCCAGACCCTGCTCCCCGCCCTGGTCGCGAGCGGCGACGGCACGGTCGTGATCGTCTCGTCCACGGCGGGCCACGGGGCGTACGAGGGCGGCGGCGGTTACGTGGCCGCCAAGAACGGCGCCCGCGTGCTCGCCGAGACCCTCCGCCTGGAGATCGTGGGCCGGCCGGTACGGGTGATCGAGATCGCCCCCGGCATGGTCAGGACCGAGGAGTTCGCCACGACCCGCTTCGGCGGCGACGAGGAGAAGGCCGCCAAGGTCTACGCGGGCGTGGCAGAGCCGCTGGTGGCGGATGACGTGGCGGAGGCCATCACCTGGTCGGTGACCCGCCCCAGCCACGTCAACATCGACCTCCTGGTGGTCCGCCCGCGCGCCCAGGCGTCCAACACCAAGGTGCACCGGGAACTGTGA
- a CDS encoding SDR family oxidoreductase, translating into MTVLVTGSRGKVGSALIPLLHGKGVEVRAASAAPGRLSLPDGVAAVRCDLHDPATFPAALDGADAVFLYAEPSQIGAFVQQAEAAGVQHIVLLSSSSVLGPEASESAIAATHLAVEQALAASSVETTFLRPGAFAGNALQWKWALQSAGTIDLPYPGSYSDPIHERDIAESAYAALTEPALRGQAYHLTGPQSLTFTEQIAALEAATGRAIPFRRVAPDAWKESVSPYLPAAAADSLLHYWATSDGVPTTVTDQVEILTGHPARTFATWAAENAAAFTAAPSTTAGPTATGPATT; encoded by the coding sequence ATGACCGTCCTCGTCACCGGAAGCCGTGGCAAAGTCGGCTCCGCCCTCATCCCGCTGCTGCACGGCAAGGGAGTGGAGGTGCGGGCCGCGTCGGCCGCTCCCGGGCGCCTCTCCCTCCCCGACGGCGTGGCAGCCGTACGGTGCGACCTCCATGACCCCGCCACCTTCCCGGCCGCGCTCGACGGGGCCGACGCGGTCTTCCTGTACGCGGAGCCCTCGCAGATCGGCGCGTTCGTCCAGCAGGCCGAGGCCGCGGGCGTCCAGCACATCGTGCTGCTCTCCTCCAGTTCCGTGCTGGGCCCGGAGGCATCCGAAAGCGCGATCGCCGCCACCCATCTCGCCGTCGAACAGGCGCTGGCCGCCTCATCCGTCGAGACGACCTTCCTGCGGCCCGGCGCGTTCGCGGGCAATGCCCTCCAGTGGAAGTGGGCCCTGCAGTCCGCGGGCACCATCGACCTTCCCTACCCCGGCAGTTACTCCGACCCGATCCACGAACGGGACATCGCCGAGTCCGCGTACGCCGCACTCACCGAACCCGCGCTGCGCGGCCAGGCGTACCACCTGACCGGTCCGCAGTCGCTCACCTTCACCGAGCAGATCGCGGCCCTCGAAGCCGCGACCGGCCGCGCCATCCCGTTCCGGCGCGTCGCCCCCGATGCGTGGAAGGAGTCGGTCAGCCCCTATCTGCCCGCCGCAGCCGCAGACAGCCTGCTGCACTACTGGGCCACGTCCGACGGCGTCCCCACCACCGTCACCGACCAGGTGGAGATACTCACCGGCCACCCGGCACGCACCTTCGCCACCTGGGCCGCCGAGAACGCGGCAGCGTTCACCGCAGCACCCAGCACAACCGCCGGACCCACCGCCACCGGACCCGCAACCACCTGA
- a CDS encoding DUF3558 domain-containing protein encodes MLLAALVTGCTTGSGTDGSAADAKPGETTPAAAPGKYSTLPEPCRAADHGVLKDMFPEFADLPKDQQEQAYAGTPEATFDTDRQVGCRWKADAPTDAHRLRISMERVVSYDTTVSDDDQAKTLYEQKLAAAGLPADGSSPTATASTGADGGTDTGADGAATGGTPATGKPGKPGKNGGQKGGQEDSTPDATAGGQSDDDQSADGLQSRTLSGLGSSAFLADIPAKAGAASPQHTVRVVFRASNVLVTVEYSEEPAEAGAPPDTKTLQDRTQTMAGKLADQIGE; translated from the coding sequence GTGCTGCTCGCAGCGCTCGTCACCGGCTGCACGACCGGTTCCGGGACCGATGGTTCCGCCGCCGACGCGAAGCCCGGTGAGACCACTCCCGCCGCGGCGCCCGGCAAGTACTCCACCCTGCCCGAACCCTGCCGCGCCGCCGACCACGGCGTTCTGAAGGACATGTTCCCGGAGTTCGCCGACCTGCCGAAGGACCAGCAGGAGCAGGCGTACGCGGGCACCCCCGAGGCCACCTTCGACACCGACCGCCAGGTGGGCTGCCGGTGGAAGGCCGACGCGCCCACCGACGCCCACCGGCTGCGTATCTCGATGGAACGCGTCGTGAGTTACGACACCACCGTCAGCGACGACGACCAGGCCAAGACCCTCTACGAGCAGAAGCTCGCCGCCGCCGGCCTCCCGGCGGACGGCTCCTCACCCACCGCGACCGCGTCCACCGGCGCGGATGGCGGTACGGACACGGGCGCGGACGGGGCCGCGACCGGCGGCACACCGGCCACCGGGAAGCCCGGGAAGCCCGGGAAGAACGGCGGGCAGAAGGGCGGGCAGGAGGACAGCACGCCGGACGCCACGGCCGGCGGGCAGAGCGACGACGACCAGTCGGCGGACGGCCTCCAGTCGCGTACCCTCAGCGGCCTCGGCAGCTCCGCCTTCCTCGCCGACATCCCGGCCAAGGCAGGCGCGGCATCCCCGCAGCACACCGTCAGGGTGGTCTTCCGCGCGTCGAACGTCCTCGTCACCGTGGAGTACAGCGAGGAGCCCGCCGAGGCGGGCGCTCCCCCCGACACCAAGACCTTGCAGGACAGGACGCAGACCATGGCCGGCAAACTCGCCGACCAGATCGGCGAATAG
- a CDS encoding molybdopterin-dependent oxidoreductase, producing MLGRARVLAGTAPPGPFRPAFWRSPLRGPWLTAVLGLVLLFGITVVFVTGLLSYAAYNPGLGALNDKTPGKGLLGFYLFTWPTHPYWLYRLTQGVHVTLGIVLIPVVLAKLWSVVPKLFTWPPALSPAHALERLSLILLVGGVLFELVTGVLNIQLDYIFPGSFYTLHFYGAWVFMAAFAAHAVLRLGRMWRAVRSRTLRSVLATDAAHTERERPDPYGLVAPAPARPTMSRRGALGLVGAGSLALLVVTAGQSIGGSLRRTALLAPHNRDPRPGPNGFQINKSAGAVGIRASDIGPGWRLEIRGARQLTFTRAQLLAMDQHTAQLPIACVEGWSTDDQSWSGLRLSDLAALAGAPHATSVLVESVQRQGAFRKVLLAGNQISNPLSLLALHVNGAPLSTDHGYPARIIVPANPGVNNTKWVRRLTFRT from the coding sequence CTGCTCGGCCGGGCGCGGGTGCTGGCCGGCACGGCGCCGCCCGGACCCTTCCGCCCCGCGTTCTGGCGCAGTCCGCTCCGCGGCCCGTGGCTGACGGCGGTCCTCGGCCTGGTCCTGCTGTTCGGCATCACGGTCGTGTTCGTCACCGGACTGCTGTCGTACGCCGCCTACAACCCGGGCCTGGGGGCGCTCAACGACAAGACGCCCGGCAAGGGGCTGCTGGGCTTCTACCTGTTCACCTGGCCCACCCACCCCTACTGGCTCTACCGCCTCACCCAGGGCGTCCACGTCACCCTCGGGATCGTCCTCATCCCGGTGGTACTCGCCAAACTCTGGTCGGTCGTCCCGAAGCTCTTCACCTGGCCGCCCGCGCTCAGCCCCGCCCACGCCCTGGAGCGCCTCTCGCTGATTCTGCTGGTCGGCGGAGTCCTCTTCGAACTCGTCACCGGTGTGCTCAACATCCAGCTCGACTACATCTTTCCCGGGTCCTTCTACACCCTGCACTTCTACGGCGCCTGGGTGTTCATGGCCGCCTTCGCCGCCCATGCGGTGCTACGGCTGGGGCGGATGTGGCGGGCGGTGCGCTCCCGTACCCTGCGCTCGGTCCTGGCCACCGACGCGGCGCACACCGAACGGGAGCGGCCCGATCCGTACGGTCTGGTCGCCCCCGCGCCCGCCCGGCCGACCATGAGCAGGCGGGGCGCGCTCGGACTGGTCGGCGCCGGATCGCTGGCCCTGCTCGTGGTGACCGCAGGGCAGAGCATCGGAGGCTCCCTGCGGCGCACCGCACTGCTCGCCCCGCACAACCGCGACCCCCGGCCGGGCCCGAACGGCTTCCAGATCAACAAGAGCGCCGGCGCCGTCGGCATCAGGGCGTCGGACATCGGCCCCGGCTGGCGCCTGGAGATCCGCGGGGCCCGTCAACTCACCTTCACCCGAGCGCAGTTGCTCGCCATGGACCAGCACACGGCCCAGCTGCCGATCGCCTGTGTGGAGGGCTGGTCCACCGACGACCAGAGCTGGTCGGGGCTACGCCTCTCCGACCTCGCCGCACTCGCCGGGGCCCCGCACGCCACCAGCGTCCTCGTCGAATCCGTGCAGCGCCAGGGCGCCTTCCGCAAGGTGCTCCTGGCGGGCAACCAGATCAGCAACCCGCTCTCGCTGCTCGCCCTGCACGTCAACGGAGCCCCGCTCTCCACCGACCACGGCTACCCCGCCCGCATCATCGTTCCCGCCAACCCCGGCGTGAACAACACCAAATGGGTCCGCCGCCTCACCTTCCGGACGTGA
- a CDS encoding DUF3558 domain-containing protein: MHRSAPRLTRLLACAAVPVMLVVAGCSSDSGSSGKKNSSSSPAPSASASPTVAKAVYPKLPDACKSIPAKTVSDLVPKAKDKSGTADKSTDLSARAGCSWNGLESKGTKGSQYRWLSVSYLRFGSDSVLGSGQKRAQDQYAKTVADVKATDGAKSVKTVTTPGIGNEATTVTYEQRKTDADFIYAVVITRSENVVTVVNHNGAGYEGLKSPSADDMSKGAQTAAKAAVASVASANK; this comes from the coding sequence ATGCACCGATCAGCCCCGCGACTCACCCGCCTTCTCGCCTGTGCAGCCGTCCCCGTGATGCTCGTCGTCGCCGGCTGCTCATCGGACTCCGGCTCCAGCGGCAAGAAGAACTCCAGCTCCTCCCCCGCGCCCAGCGCGTCGGCGTCCCCGACCGTCGCGAAGGCGGTGTACCCGAAGCTGCCCGACGCCTGTAAGTCGATCCCGGCGAAGACCGTCTCGGACCTGGTCCCCAAGGCGAAGGACAAGTCGGGCACCGCGGATAAGTCGACCGACCTGTCGGCCCGCGCCGGCTGTTCCTGGAACGGCCTGGAGAGCAAGGGCACCAAGGGCTCCCAGTACCGCTGGCTCTCCGTCTCGTATCTGCGCTTCGGCTCGGACTCCGTCCTCGGCAGCGGGCAGAAGCGCGCGCAGGACCAGTACGCCAAGACAGTGGCCGACGTGAAGGCGACGGACGGCGCGAAGAGCGTCAAGACGGTGACCACACCGGGCATCGGCAACGAGGCGACCACCGTCACCTACGAACAGCGCAAGACCGACGCGGACTTCATCTACGCCGTGGTCATCACGCGTTCGGAGAACGTCGTCACCGTCGTCAACCACAACGGCGCCGGTTACGAAGGCCTCAAGTCCCCCTCGGCCGACGACATGTCGAAGGGCGCGCAGACGGCGGCCAAGGCTGCGGTCGCCTCGGTGGCCTCGGCCAACAAGTAG
- a CDS encoding YnfA family protein, with the protein MLILRSVALFVLAALFEIGGAWLIWQGVRESRGWIWIGGGVIALGIYGFVATLQPDGQFGRILAAYGGIFVAGSILWGMVADGYRPDRWDVTGALVCLAGMAVIMYAPRGR; encoded by the coding sequence ATGCTGATCCTCCGCTCGGTTGCCCTCTTCGTCCTCGCCGCACTCTTCGAGATCGGCGGCGCCTGGCTGATCTGGCAGGGCGTACGGGAGAGCAGGGGCTGGATCTGGATCGGCGGCGGCGTCATCGCGCTCGGCATCTACGGCTTCGTCGCGACCCTCCAGCCCGACGGCCAGTTCGGCAGGATCCTCGCCGCGTACGGGGGGATCTTCGTCGCCGGGTCGATCCTCTGGGGCATGGTCGCCGACGGCTACCGCCCGGACCGCTGGGACGTGACGGGCGCACTGGTCTGCCTGGCCGGGATGGCCGTGATCATGTACGCACCACGCGGCCGCTGA
- a CDS encoding MarR family winged helix-turn-helix transcriptional regulator, with protein MTQKTGPRSALMAELGATSRRYMAAYALFNQALADHLRLHPTDVQCLNLLSLEPGPVTTGRIAELTGLTTGSATRLVDRLERAGYVRRQRDADDRRKVLVVTVPARMAEFGAVWAQLNGAWFAMFDAYDDREIALLTDHMRRTVAMSAQQISRLRSGELG; from the coding sequence ATGACGCAGAAGACCGGGCCGCGCAGCGCGCTCATGGCCGAGCTGGGGGCCACCTCGCGCCGGTACATGGCTGCGTACGCGCTGTTCAACCAGGCTCTCGCCGACCATCTGCGGCTGCACCCCACCGATGTGCAGTGCCTCAATCTGCTGAGTCTCGAACCGGGGCCGGTCACGACGGGGCGGATCGCTGAGCTGACCGGGCTCACCACCGGGTCGGCGACCCGGCTCGTCGACCGCCTTGAGCGCGCGGGCTATGTGCGGCGGCAGCGCGACGCCGACGACCGGCGGAAGGTGCTCGTGGTGACGGTGCCCGCGCGTATGGCGGAGTTCGGGGCGGTCTGGGCGCAGCTGAACGGCGCCTGGTTCGCGATGTTCGACGCCTATGACGACCGGGAGATCGCCCTGCTCACCGACCACATGCGGCGGACCGTGGCGATGAGCGCGCAACAGATCAGCCGTCTGCGGAGCGGGGAGCTGGGCTGA